The segment GCACATCGGCGTGGTGCATGGCCATGTTGGCCTCGTAGGTACCATGCATGCCCAGCATGCCGAGGAACTGCTTGTCCGACGCCGGATAGCCGCCCAAGCCCATCAGGGTGTTGGTGATCGGGTAACCCAGCTTGCGGGTGAACTCGGTCAGTGCCTCGGAGCCACGCCCCAGAATCACGCCGCCGCCGGTGTAGATCATCGGCTGCTTCGCCGACAGGATCAGGTCCACCGCCTTGTCGATCTGGCCGGTATAGCCGCCAAAGGTCGGGTTGTACGAGCGCATGTGGATGGACTCGGGATACTCGAACTCGCAGCTCGCCGCGGTCACATCCTTCGGGATATCCACGACCACCGGGCCCGGACGACCCGTAGTCGCCACGTAAAAGGCCTTCTTGATGGTGGTCGCCAGGTCCTTCACGTCCTTGACCAGGAAGTTGTGCTTCACGCAGGGGCGGGTAATCCCCACGGTATCCACTTCCTGGAAGGCGTCGTTGCCGATCAGGCTGGTCGGCACCTGGCCGGTGAACACCACCAGCGGCACCGAATCCATATAGGCGTCGGCAATGCCGGTAATCGCGTTGGTCGCACCGGGACCGGAAGTCACCAGCGCGACACCCGGCTTGTCGGAGGACTTGGCATAGCCCTCGGCCGCGTGCACCGCGCCCTGCTCGTGGCGCACCAGTACGTGCGAGACCTTGTCCTGGCGATACAGCGCATCATAGATGTGCAGTACCGCCCCGCCGGGATACCCGAATACGACATCGACACCCTCGGCCTGCAGGCTGCGGCAGAAGATTTCGGCGCCGGTGATGGCGGTGGAGGAACTTGAGGTCTCGGACATGGTGGTCGACTTCCTTACCTAAGGGCTCGTGCGTGATCGTGGCGGGATGACCCAGCAGGAATCAAAATAGCCCAACATCCTAATATGAAATGACGATTTTTCCCAGCACCGGGGTGCGGAAAAGCCACCCCGGGAGGGGACCCAGCGTCGTGCAGACAGCCTTCAGTCGTCCGACTTCTTCACGTCCGCCGCGGGCAGACCAGGATTGGTCGGGCGGCGGGCATCGTCGCTGGACATGTCCTGCGGCGCCATCTGCTGTTCCAGCCCTTGCGGCGGGTTCATCTCTTCTTCCTCGCCCCCGCAGCCGACCAGCACAAGCGTGGCGGCAACCGACAGAACGAAAAATCCAGTGATGCGGGCATGGCGGTACATAGTGTTCATCCTTGCGAGACAGGGGCGTGAACTGGCGAGCTTGCCGTGGCGCCAATGGCTTGGCAACAATCCACCACGGCGAGACGCTGATTCCCGCGCGACGCGGGCTACCCCGCCCCCACCGGCAGTATCCGCGTCCCGGCCTGCTCCGCAATAATCGCGGTGGCGTCCTCGAGTGCCCCGATCCCGGCCCGGGCACCCTGATCGGCCACGCGCCGGGCGGCCTCCATCTTCGGGCCCATCGAGCCGGCCGGGAACGATGCGGGGTCGACCGCGCTGACCAGCAATGCCTTCAGCCGCGTGGCATCGGGCTCGCCCCAGTTCCAGTAGACGCCGTCGACGTCCGTCAGCATCAACAGCCAGTCCGCGCCCAGTTCCACTGCGAGGCGTGCGGCGGTCAGGTCCTTGTCCACCACCGCCTCGATGCCGTACAGCCGGCCTTCGTCGTCGCGCGCGACCGGTACGCCGCCGCCCCCCGCGCAGATCGCGAGGGACCCGCCGTCGACCAGGGCCCGCACGGCCTCCACGCCCAGTACCTTCCGCGGCTCCGGCGAGGCGACCACGCGACGCCAGCCGTCGCCGTCGCGGGCGATATCCCAGCCGCGCTCCTCGGCCAGCGCGCGCGCCCGGGATTCATCCCATACCGGACCAATGAACTTCTCGGGGCAGGAAAATGCCGGATCGTCCGGATCCACTTCGGTCTGCGTCAGGAGGCTGGCGATCCGGTCATGGCCCAGGGCGTTGTGCAGTTCCTGCGCCAGGATGTAGCCGATCATCCCGTGGCTCTCGGCGCCGACCACATCCAGCGGCCAGTGGATGGAATCGGCCTCCGCCTGACTGGCGAGCAGCCCCACCTGCGGGCCATTGCCATGAGTCACGACGACCTCGTGCTCGTTTGCGACATCGGCGATGGCCCGCGCCGCGGCACGGGCGTTGCGCCGCTGGGCCTCGGCCGACGGCGTCTCGCCGCGTTGCAGCAGGGCGTTTCCGCCCAGCGCGATCACGATACGCATGGCGGGTCTCCTGGTGAGCGTATGGACAGAACGTCAGGTGCGCGGGAGCGTCACGCCGCGCTGGCCCTGGTACTTGCCGCCGCGGTCCTTGTAGGAGGTCTCGCAGACCTCGTCGGACTGCAGGAACAGCATCTGCGCCACGCCCTCGTTGGCGTAGATCTTGGCCGGCAGCGGCGTGGTGTTGGAGAACTCCAGCGTCACATGGCCTTCCCACTCGGGTTCCAGCGGAGTCACGTTCACGATGATGCCGCAGCGCGCGTAGGTCGACTTGCCGAGACAGATCGTCAGCACATCACGCGGGATGCGGAAGTACTCCACCGTATGCGCCAGCGCGAACGAGTTGGGCGGGATGATGCAGACATCCGAATGCACATCCACGAAGCTGCCCTCGTCGAAGCCCTTGGGGTCGACGATGCTCGAGTTGATGTTGGTGAAGATCTTGAAATGGTCCGAGCAGCGCACGTCATAGCCGTAGCTGGACGTGCCGTAGGAGACGATGCGCTGCTCGTCGTGATAGCGGACCTGACCGGGCTCGAAGGGCTCGATCATGCCCTTCGTCTCGGCCATCTCCCGGATCCAGCGGTCCGACTTGATGCTCATCTGCCCTGTCCCTGGTTGTGATCGCCGGATCAGTTGTTCTGGATGACGATGTTGGGGAATTTGCTGCTGTAATCCTTCGCCTGCTCCGCGAGCTTGGCGCCCGTGCGACGGGCAATCTCGCGGTAGATCTCCGCGATGCGGCCGTCCGGATCGGCGATCACGGTCGGTTCACCGCCATCCGCCTGCTCGCGAATGCGGATATCCAGCGGCAGCGCGCCCAGCATGTCCACACCATATTCCTCGGCCATGCTCTCGGCCCCGCCCTGGCCGAAGATGTGCTCCTCGTGCCCGCAGTTGGAGCAGATGTGGATGCTCATGTTCTCGATGATGCCCAGTACCGGCACCTCGACCTTCTCGAACATGCGCAGGCCCTTGCGCGCGTCCAGCAGCGCGATGTCCTGCGGGGTGGTAACGATCACCGCGCCAGAGACCGGGATCTTCTGGGACAGGGTCAGCTGGATGTCGCCGGTGCCCGGCGGCAGGTCGATCACCAGGTAGTCAAGATCCTTCCAGTTGGTCTCGTTCAGCAGCTGCTCCAGGGCCTGGGTGACCATCGGGCCACGCCAGATCATCGGCGTGTCCTCGTCAATCAGAAAGCCGATGGACATCGCCTGCACGCCGTGGCGCTCCAGCGGCTCCATGGACTTGCCGTCCTTCGACTCCGGGCGGTCCTTGATGCCCAGCATGCGCGGCTGGCTCGGGCCATAGATGTCCGCATCCAGGATGCCGACCTGCGCCCCTTCAGCGGCCAGCGCCAGCGCCAGATTGACCGCGGTGGTGGACTTGCCCACCCCGCCCTTGCCGGAGGCCACGGCGATGATGTTCTTGATGCCGGGCATCGGCTTCAGGCTCTTCTGCACCGCGTGGGCGGTCACCTTGGTGGTGATCGTCACCTCCGAGGACTCCAGCCCGGCCACGCCGGCCAGCGCGCCCTGAATCGCAGCGCGCAGCTCGTCGTGATAGCCGCTCGCGGAGTAGCCCATCTCAAGAGTGATGGCCGCCCGTGCGCCCTCCACACGGATGTCCTTGACCGCACCGGCGGCCACCAAGTCCTGCTCCAGGTACTTGTCCTGAACGGTCTTCAGGGCGTTTTCGATCTGCTCGCGTGAGAGTTCGGCCATGGCGTTCGTTCCATCCGACAGTTGGGAGTAATCGCGCGATTCTACTGGGCGCAAATCGGCACGCCAATGGCACCACCACTGGCCAGTCCTTTGCCCCATGCCACAAGAGGGGTCCTCAACGATCTGTCAACCCCTCTCAGCGAGTTTTATACACATGAACCTCCACTGGCCCTGAAAACGCCCCAGATAGCAGCCAAAAGGCCGAAAGCAGTACACAAAAAGATCGCATCTATTTGTTTATTCGGAATAAAAACAAATTGAACGTTTTTTGACCAATCTGTACAAGGCCCTTGCGTGACAAGGCCTGACGATGAATTCCACTGGGTTGCCCACAGAGTTATCCACAGCTTCTGTGGAAAAGCCTATGACGGTCTTTATGCGCCTCGACAACCCGGCAGGCAGCCCCGACAATAGCGCCCCTGCATTCCACCGCCCGCCGCTACCGACGCACGGACCCGACGATGACTGACACGCCGCGCAAGATCCTGGTCACCAGCGCCCTGCCCTATGCCAACGGGCCGATCCATCTGGGACACCTGGTCGAGTACATCCAGACCGACATCTGGGTGCGCTTTCAGCGTGCACGCGGCCACGAGGTGATCTATGTCTGCGCGGATGACGCCCACGGCACGCCGATCATGCTGAAGGCCCGCGCCGAGGGCATCGAGCCCGAGGAGCTGATCGCGCGGGTGCGTCAGGAACACGAGGCCGACTTCAGCGAGTTCCTGGTCGATTTCGACCACTACCACTCGACCCACTCGGACGAGAACCGCGAGCTCGCCGCCCACATCTACACCGCGCTGCGCGATGCTGGACACATCGAGACGCGCACGATCGACCAGGCCTATGATCCCGAGGCCGGGATGTTCCTGCCCGACCGTTTCATCAAGGGCACCTGCCCGAACTGCGGCGCCGAAGAGCAGTACGGCGACTCCTGCGAGGCCTGCGGCGCAACCTACAGCCCGCTGGACCTGAAAGACCCGGTCTCCGCGATCAGCGGCGCCCGTCCCGAGTCCCGCCAGTCCGAGCACTACTTCTTCAAGCTCGGCGACTTCGAGGCCTTCCTGCGCGAATGGACCGGCTCCGGCCGCCTGCAGGACGCGATCCGCAACAAGCTGGACGAGTGGTTCGACGCGGGCCTGACCGACTGGGACATCTCGCGCGACGCCCCCTATTTCGGCTTCGAGATCCCCGACGCCCCGGGCAAGTACTTCTATGTCTGGCTGGACGCCCCGATCGGCTACATGGCGAGCTTTCGCGCCTACGCCGAAAAGCAGGGCCTGGACTTCGACGCCTGGTGGGGCGCGGACTCGGACGCCGAGCTGTATCACTTTATCGGCAAGGACATCGCCTACTTCCACACCCTGTTCTGGCCGGCGATGCTCCATGGCGCGGGTTTCCGCACCCCGTCGGCGGTGTTCTGCCACGGCTTCCTGACCGTCAACGGCCAGAAGATGTCCAAGTCGCGCGGGACCTTTATCCGCGCCCGCGACTACCTGGACCACCTGAACCCCGAGTCCCTGCGCTACTACCTGGCGGCCAAGCTGGGCGCCGGGGTCGATGATCTCGACCTCAACCTCGACGACTTCGTCCAGCGCGTGAACTCCGATCTGGTCGGCAAGCTGGTCAACATCGCCAGCCGCTGTGCCGGCTTCATCACCAAGCGTTCGCACGGCGAACTCGCGGCCGAACTGCCGCGCCCGGACCTGCACGAGGCCTTCGTAGCCGAGGGCGAGGCCATCGCCCAAGCCTTCGAGAAGCGCGAATACGCCCAGGCCATCCGCCGCATCATGGCGCTGGCCGACCAGGCCAACCAGTACATCGACGAGGCCCAGCCCTGGGTGCTGGCGAAGCAGGAAGGCCGCGAGGCCGAGGTGCAGGCCATCTCCACCCAGGGACTGGACCTGTTCCGCATCCTGATCGTCTACCTCGCCCCGGTCCTGCCGAAGCTGGCGGCCGACGCCGCGGCCTTCCTGCGCCTGGACAGCCTGGCCTGGGATACGCGCGCGCCACTGGTCGGCCACTCGATCGAGAAGTTCAAGCCGCTGATGACGCGCATCGAGGGCGAGACCGTGGAGAAGCTGCTGGAGGCCTCGAAGGCGACCCTGGCCGCTACCGAATCGACCACCACCCCAGACAACAAAGCGGAAGCCAACGTGGACCCCATCGCCGACACCATCGACTTCGACACCTTTGCCCAGGTCGACCTGCGCATCGCGCGCATCGCCAACGCCGAGCACGTGGAAGGCGCGGACAAGCTGCTCAAGCTGACGCTGGATATCGGTTCCGGGACGCGCCAGGTGTTTGCCGGCATCAAGTCGGCCTACGCACCGGAGGACCTGGTCGGCCGGCACACCGTAATGGTGGCCAATCTCGCGCCGCGCAAGATGCGCTTTGGCGTATCCGAGGGCATGGTCCTGGCCGCTGGTCCCGGCGGCTCGGATTTGTACATCCTGCACCCGGACGACGGCGCCCAGCCCGGCATGCGGGTAAAATAGGCCGCCGGCGTCATGGATTTGCACCCACGGCTCGCGTAAGCTGCCGCTCTTTTGCCGATACCCGGACGCATGGACCAAAGCCCCGAATTCCAGGCACAGGTACGCCTGCTGGCCGAAGCAGGACGTGATCTCTCGGCGCGCGGCTGGCTGCCCGCGCGCACCGGGCACTTCTCCGCGCGCCTGGACGACCGGCATATCGCCGTCACCGCGCCCAATCGCGAGAAGAGCTTCCTCGACCGCCATGACTTCCTGGTGGTCGATCTCGACGGACACGTGGTGGCCGGGACCGAAGAGCCCGCCCCGGAGACCTTCCTGCACATCATCATGTACCGCCACGACCCCCAGCTGGGGGCGGTGCTGCATACGCACTCGGTGCATGCGACGGTCCTGTCGCGTCAGTTCCCCGGCACGCTCGCCCTGCGCGACTACGAGGTCCTGCGCGAACTGCCCGGGGTGGAAAACCCCTCCCGGGGCCTGAACCTGCCCGTTTTCGCGAACGAGCCCGATGTGCAGCAGCTCGCCGCACGCGTCGATGCCGCGATGAGCCGCGAGCCCAACCTCGCCGGTTTCATGATCGGCGGCCACGGGCTCTACACCTGGGGCGCAAGCGTGGAGCTGGCGCTGCACCGGGTCGAGGCCTTCGAATTCATGTTCCAGTGCGAAACGCTCGCGCACCAGATGAGCCGATGAACAAGTCACCGAATCCCGCGCCCCAGGCCCTGATCCTCGCCTTCGAGGGGGTGCTGGCACCGCCCGGCGTGCTGCGCGACACGCTTGAGCCCTACTCCCTGGAGGCCCTGCCGGGCTTCCTCGAGCGTCACGCGGAGAGCACCGCGGTGCAGCGCGTGCTGGCGGACATCCTCGCCTATTCCGGGCGCGAGCTGGACGTCGACGGGCTGCTCGCGCAGATCCGCGCCTGGATCCGCGGCGGACAGGACATCACGCCTCTGCGCCAGCTACAGGGGCTGATCTGGGCCGACGCCCTGGAGGCCTCGATGCTGCGCCCGGAGCTGTCGGACGACACGGCCCGCACCCTGATGGCGCTGGACGATGCCGGGGTGGCCCTGTACAGCTTCGGCGCGAGCCCGGCGCCGGTGCAGCGCGACTGGCTGCGCCACGGCCCGCGCCCCGAAGTCGAACAGCGCCTGGCCGGTCTGTTCGATACCCGCATCGGGGGTCGGCGCGATGCCGGCAGCTACCGCCGTCTGGCAGACGAAATCGGCGTCGCCCCGGAGGCCATCATGCTGCTGTCCATGCGCGGCGAGGAGCTGGACGCCGCACACCAGGCCTGGCTGCAGACTGCCCGACCCTTCGCCGACCCGGCCGCTTCAGACGATCACTCGCTGCGCAGCCTGGACTCGCTCATCCCGACAGACCGCTAAACTGATAACAGGGCGCGATCGGCCTGCGGGGGACCAATCTGCAGGAGCGGGCCTGGGCGCGAATGCCTCCGGCCAGAGCCTGGCCATTACAAAGGCCTCGAGGACAAGCCCGTTCCCAAAGGGGCGGGGGCATTCAGATCACCCGTATCCGGAAGGGTTGAGTCGGGATTAGCGGTCCCTGATACTATTTTGTTGACCTGACGACTCGGAATTAACGTGGAATACGTCCTGATCCTCATCAGTACGATCCTCGTGAACAACTTCGTACTGGTGAAGTTTCTGGGCCTGTGCCCGTTCATGGGGGTCTCGCGCAAGGTCGAGACGGCCACTGGCATGGGCCTGGCCACGACCTTCGTGCTGACGTTGTCTGCGGTCAGCTCCTACGTCATTAACGAATATCTGCTGCTCCCGCTCGGGCTCGAATACCTGCGCACGATCGCCTTCATACTGGTGATCGCGGCGGTGGTGCAGTTCACCGAGCTGGTGGTGCGCAAGACCAGCCCGCTTCTGTACAACGTGCTGGGGATCTTCCTGCCGCTGATCACGACCAACTGCGCGGTGCTGGGCGTGGCCCTGCTGAACGTCCAGGAGGCCCACAACTTCGTCGAGTCCGCGCTGTACGGCTTTGGCGCCGCGGTCGGCTTCTCCCTGGTACTGATCCTGTTTTCCGCCATTCGCGAACGCATCGCGGTCGCGGACGTGCCCGTGGTCTTTCGCGGCAGCGCGGTGGCCATGGTCACGGCGGGCCTGATGTCGCTGGGATTCATGGGCTTCTCGGGGCTGGTGCGGCTGTGAGTGTCGTCTACGCCATTCTCGCGATCGGGGGCCTGGCCGCCGCGTTCGGGCTGGTCCTCGGCTTTGCCGCGCAGCGCTTTCGTGTCGAGGCGGACCCGGTCGTCGACCAGATCGACGCCCTGCTGCCCCAGACGCAGTGCGGCCAGTGCTCCTACCCCGGCTGCCGCCCCTACGCGGAGGCGATCGCCGCCGGCGAGGCCGACATCAACCGCTGCCCCCCCGGCGGCCAGGCCACGGTGCAGGCCCTGGCGGATCTGCTGGACCGCGAGCCGACCCCGCTGGAAGAAGAGGAACAGGAAAAGGCCGTCGCGGTCATCGACGAGAACATCTGCATCGGTTGCACCCTGTGCATCCAGGCCTGCCCGGTGGACGCGATCCTCGGCGCAGCCAAGCAGATGCACACCGTCATCGAGGAGGAGTGCACCGGCTGCGAGTTGTGCATCGAGCCCTGCCCGGTCGACTGCATCGAGATGGTCCCGGTGCAGACCGACATCACCGAATGGCGCTGGGCGGAACCGGAACCCTCGCCTATCGAGCGGCCCATACACGCTCTTGCAGAAGGCTCGCGGAGCTCCCGCTAAGCCGGGGTTCCGCGAAACGTTAGAATACGCCAATGCAGCTGCACCGCTTCCATGGAGGCCTGAAACTGGCCGACGAGACCGACGCCAGTACCGCCGAGCCGGTGCTGGTGATGGGTGTGCCTGCGAAACTGACCGTTCCGCTCGGCCAGCATATCGGCGAGGCGACCGAGGCCTGTGTCCAGGTCGGCGATCACGTCACCAAGGGCCAGCGCATCGGTCAGTCCAAGGGCTACATCGCCGCGCACGTGCACGCGCCCACCTCCGGCAAGGTGGTCGATATCGACCTGTACCCGGTCCCTCATCCCTCGGGCCTTGATGCCCCCTGCGTGGTGATCGAGCCCGATGGGCACGACGATTGGGGCGATGCCCGCATGGAGCCCTGGCTGGACTGGGATACCCGCGACCTGCGTGCGCTGCGCCAGCGCCTGCGTGCCGGCGGGATCGTCGGACTGGGTGGCGCGGCCTTCCCCACGGCAGTCAAACTGAACCCGCGCGCCGGCCAGCGCATCCATACGCTGGTGGTCAACGGGGCGGAGTGCGAACCCTACATCAGCGCCGACGACATGCTGCTGCGCACCGCTCCCGAGGCGGTGTTCGAGGGGATTCGCATCACCGCCCGCCTGCTGGGCGTGGAGCGGGTGCTGTTCGCGGTCGAGGACAACATGCCGGAGGCGATGCGCTCGCTGACCGAGACCCTGCCCCCCGAGCTGCGCGACCTGATCGAGCTGGTATCGGTCCCCTCGATCTATCCCACCGGGGGCGAACGCCAGCTGATCAAGGTACTGACCGGCCAGGAGGTCCCGAGCGGCGGCCTGCCCGCGGATCTCGGGATGGTCTGCCACAACCCGGGCACCTTCA is part of the Thioalkalivibrio sp. K90mix genome and harbors:
- the metG gene encoding methionine--tRNA ligase: MTDTPRKILVTSALPYANGPIHLGHLVEYIQTDIWVRFQRARGHEVIYVCADDAHGTPIMLKARAEGIEPEELIARVRQEHEADFSEFLVDFDHYHSTHSDENRELAAHIYTALRDAGHIETRTIDQAYDPEAGMFLPDRFIKGTCPNCGAEEQYGDSCEACGATYSPLDLKDPVSAISGARPESRQSEHYFFKLGDFEAFLREWTGSGRLQDAIRNKLDEWFDAGLTDWDISRDAPYFGFEIPDAPGKYFYVWLDAPIGYMASFRAYAEKQGLDFDAWWGADSDAELYHFIGKDIAYFHTLFWPAMLHGAGFRTPSAVFCHGFLTVNGQKMSKSRGTFIRARDYLDHLNPESLRYYLAAKLGAGVDDLDLNLDDFVQRVNSDLVGKLVNIASRCAGFITKRSHGELAAELPRPDLHEAFVAEGEAIAQAFEKREYAQAIRRIMALADQANQYIDEAQPWVLAKQEGREAEVQAISTQGLDLFRILIVYLAPVLPKLAADAAAFLRLDSLAWDTRAPLVGHSIEKFKPLMTRIEGETVEKLLEASKATLAATESTTTPDNKAEANVDPIADTIDFDTFAQVDLRIARIANAEHVEGADKLLKLTLDIGSGTRQVFAGIKSAYAPEDLVGRHTVMVANLAPRKMRFGVSEGMVLAAGPGGSDLYILHPDDGAQPGMRVK
- a CDS encoding enolase-phosphatase produces the protein MNKSPNPAPQALILAFEGVLAPPGVLRDTLEPYSLEALPGFLERHAESTAVQRVLADILAYSGRELDVDGLLAQIRAWIRGGQDITPLRQLQGLIWADALEASMLRPELSDDTARTLMALDDAGVALYSFGASPAPVQRDWLRHGPRPEVEQRLAGLFDTRIGGRRDAGSYRRLADEIGVAPEAIMLLSMRGEELDAAHQAWLQTARPFADPAASDDHSLRSLDSLIPTDR
- the mtnB gene encoding methylthioribulose 1-phosphate dehydratase; this translates as MDQSPEFQAQVRLLAEAGRDLSARGWLPARTGHFSARLDDRHIAVTAPNREKSFLDRHDFLVVDLDGHVVAGTEEPAPETFLHIIMYRHDPQLGAVLHTHSVHATVLSRQFPGTLALRDYEVLRELPGVENPSRGLNLPVFANEPDVQQLAARVDAAMSREPNLAGFMIGGHGLYTWGASVELALHRVEAFEFMFQCETLAHQMSR
- a CDS encoding carbamate kinase, which translates into the protein MRIVIALGGNALLQRGETPSAEAQRRNARAAARAIADVANEHEVVVTHGNGPQVGLLASQAEADSIHWPLDVVGAESHGMIGYILAQELHNALGHDRIASLLTQTEVDPDDPAFSCPEKFIGPVWDESRARALAEERGWDIARDGDGWRRVVASPEPRKVLGVEAVRALVDGGSLAICAGGGGVPVARDDEGRLYGIEAVVDKDLTAARLAVELGADWLLMLTDVDGVYWNWGEPDATRLKALLVSAVDPASFPAGSMGPKMEAARRVADQGARAGIGALEDATAIIAEQAGTRILPVGAG
- the rsxA gene encoding electron transport complex subunit RsxA, whose product is MEYVLILISTILVNNFVLVKFLGLCPFMGVSRKVETATGMGLATTFVLTLSAVSSYVINEYLLLPLGLEYLRTIAFILVIAAVVQFTELVVRKTSPLLYNVLGIFLPLITTNCAVLGVALLNVQEAHNFVESALYGFGAAVGFSLVLILFSAIRERIAVADVPVVFRGSAVAMVTAGLMSLGFMGFSGLVRL
- the rsxB gene encoding electron transport complex subunit RsxB, which translates into the protein MSVVYAILAIGGLAAAFGLVLGFAAQRFRVEADPVVDQIDALLPQTQCGQCSYPGCRPYAEAIAAGEADINRCPPGGQATVQALADLLDREPTPLEEEEQEKAVAVIDENICIGCTLCIQACPVDAILGAAKQMHTVIEEECTGCELCIEPCPVDCIEMVPVQTDITEWRWAEPEPSPIERPIHALAEGSRSSR
- the rsxC gene encoding electron transport complex subunit RsxC; its protein translation is MQLHRFHGGLKLADETDASTAEPVLVMGVPAKLTVPLGQHIGEATEACVQVGDHVTKGQRIGQSKGYIAAHVHAPTSGKVVDIDLYPVPHPSGLDAPCVVIEPDGHDDWGDARMEPWLDWDTRDLRALRQRLRAGGIVGLGGAAFPTAVKLNPRAGQRIHTLVVNGAECEPYISADDMLLRTAPEAVFEGIRITARLLGVERVLFAVEDNMPEAMRSLTETLPPELRDLIELVSVPSIYPTGGERQLIKVLTGQEVPSGGLPADLGMVCHNPGTFKAICDTVIQGRPLLSRIVTVTGPGVKHPRNVEALLGTPFADVIEAAGGYAEGVDRLVMGGPMMGFAVHDDSIPVIKATNCLLATRPQDTPDPGPVMPCIRCAECAAVCPAQLLPQQLYWQAKAKDFDAIQDYGLFDCIECGCCAYVCPSNIPLVQYYRYAKNEIWAREKERHKSDIARERYEFRQERIEREEREKAERLAKKKAALKNKEADGDKQAAIQAALERAQKKKAARAEESAKGSDQAPGSETTREETSTTNDTRDRDDR
- the dcd gene encoding dCTP deaminase is translated as MSIKSDRWIREMAETKGMIEPFEPGQVRYHDEQRIVSYGTSSYGYDVRCSDHFKIFTNINSSIVDPKGFDEGSFVDVHSDVCIIPPNSFALAHTVEYFRIPRDVLTICLGKSTYARCGIIVNVTPLEPEWEGHVTLEFSNTTPLPAKIYANEGVAQMLFLQSDEVCETSYKDRGGKYQGQRGVTLPRT
- the apbC gene encoding iron-sulfur cluster carrier protein ApbC: MAELSREQIENALKTVQDKYLEQDLVAAGAVKDIRVEGARAAITLEMGYSASGYHDELRAAIQGALAGVAGLESSEVTITTKVTAHAVQKSLKPMPGIKNIIAVASGKGGVGKSTTAVNLALALAAEGAQVGILDADIYGPSQPRMLGIKDRPESKDGKSMEPLERHGVQAMSIGFLIDEDTPMIWRGPMVTQALEQLLNETNWKDLDYLVIDLPPGTGDIQLTLSQKIPVSGAVIVTTPQDIALLDARKGLRMFEKVEVPVLGIIENMSIHICSNCGHEEHIFGQGGAESMAEEYGVDMLGALPLDIRIREQADGGEPTVIADPDGRIAEIYREIARRTGAKLAEQAKDYSSKFPNIVIQNN